The following are encoded together in the Flavobacterium haoranii genome:
- a CDS encoding type III pantothenate kinase, translating into MLLTLDVGNTFFKCAVFEENSIVEKVVFEKENAIFELKKIFKNFTSISACMSSSVGKIGPEVKNFIKSQVNFIEIERDFLFPFINKYSTPDTLGIDRMVLVSGASILYPQKNVLIIDAGTCITYDLITDTNEYYGGAISPGITIRYKSLNNYTAKLPLLEKETPNSYLGNSTKNAIHSGIVNGVLYEIEGFISQYQVNFQDLTIILTGGDADFLAKSLKSTIFANSNFLLESLNALFRYSKNTK; encoded by the coding sequence ATGTTATTAACTCTTGATGTAGGGAATACTTTTTTTAAATGTGCTGTTTTTGAGGAAAATAGTATTGTAGAAAAAGTAGTTTTTGAGAAAGAAAACGCAATTTTTGAATTGAAAAAAATTTTTAAAAATTTTACTTCAATTAGTGCTTGTATGTCATCTTCGGTAGGAAAAATTGGTCCCGAAGTAAAAAATTTCATCAAATCTCAGGTAAATTTTATTGAGATAGAGCGAGATTTTTTATTCCCATTTATAAATAAGTACAGTACACCAGATACTTTAGGAATCGATAGAATGGTTTTGGTTTCAGGAGCATCAATTTTATATCCTCAAAAAAATGTTTTAATAATAGATGCTGGAACTTGTATTACTTATGATTTAATAACTGATACAAATGAGTACTATGGTGGTGCAATATCTCCGGGTATTACAATTAGATACAAAAGTTTAAACAATTATACAGCTAAGTTGCCGTTATTAGAAAAAGAAACACCAAATTCATATCTTGGAAATTCAACAAAAAATGCTATCCATTCAGGAATTGTTAATGGTGTTTTGTATGAAATAGAGGGTTTTATTTCCCAATATCAAGTTAATTTTCAAGATTTAACAATAATTTTAACAGGAGGCGATGCAGATTTTTTGGCTAAAAGTTTAAAAAGCACCATATTTGCCAATTCAAATTTTTTATTAGAAAGTTTGAATGCATTATTCAGGTATAGTAAAAATACAAAATGA
- a CDS encoding porin family protein, which produces MIKKIFFCLGISLLSFNVFSQENTSSAYSYYGIGEVRFKGTEAAKAMGGLAITGDSIAINLNNPASYSSLKLTTFSVGGSTNFTTLNAMEKQEKAKSTAFDYIAVGVPMGKFGAVVGLAPYSAIGYKIENSSTDGDLQRVKRFNGSGNINRFFTGFSCQINNEFSVGAGIDYNFGQIENNLIESIAGVQLSSKETNTAEVRGVSFNFGALYSKKINGDKKIFSSLTYVPEASLSSKNSRTLGTVTYSLSGSEIPVGTPIEVDIADTDLKIPSKLGLGFGIGKVTKWFVGTEVSFLGNKSLVKRFDDGLNYEYKNGQRYILGGYYIPKYDSFSSYLSRVVYRAGFRYENTGLEINGKNIDDYGMNFGFGLPVGLSKIDIGFEFGQRGTTLKGLVFENYFNINIGLSLSDKWFKKTLID; this is translated from the coding sequence ATGATAAAAAAGATATTTTTCTGTTTAGGTATTAGCCTATTAAGTTTTAATGTGTTTTCTCAAGAAAATACTTCATCAGCTTATTCTTATTACGGTATTGGAGAAGTTCGTTTTAAAGGAACTGAAGCGGCAAAGGCAATGGGTGGTCTAGCAATTACTGGAGATAGTATTGCTATTAACTTAAATAACCCCGCATCATATTCGAGTTTAAAATTAACAACGTTTAGTGTAGGAGGAAGTACAAACTTTACTACTCTAAATGCTATGGAAAAACAAGAAAAAGCGAAAAGTACAGCCTTCGATTATATAGCAGTTGGAGTTCCAATGGGAAAATTTGGGGCGGTAGTTGGATTAGCTCCTTATAGTGCAATTGGTTATAAAATTGAAAATAGTTCAACAGATGGTGATCTTCAGCGAGTGAAAAGGTTTAACGGGTCAGGAAATATTAATCGTTTTTTTACTGGTTTTTCGTGTCAAATTAATAATGAATTTAGTGTAGGAGCTGGGATTGATTATAATTTTGGGCAAATCGAGAACAATCTTATTGAGTCTATTGCCGGTGTACAGTTGTCAAGTAAAGAAACAAACACTGCAGAGGTTAGAGGGGTGAGTTTTAACTTCGGCGCCTTATATAGCAAAAAGATAAATGGCGATAAAAAGATTTTTTCAAGCTTGACTTATGTGCCTGAAGCATCACTATCGTCAAAAAACTCTAGAACATTAGGAACTGTAACTTATTCATTAAGTGGTTCGGAAATACCTGTTGGTACTCCAATTGAAGTTGATATAGCTGATACCGATTTAAAAATTCCTTCAAAATTAGGGTTAGGTTTCGGAATTGGTAAAGTAACTAAGTGGTTTGTTGGTACAGAAGTTTCTTTCTTAGGAAACAAAAGTTTAGTGAAAAGATTTGATGATGGTTTAAATTATGAATATAAAAATGGTCAGCGATACATCTTGGGAGGATATTATATTCCTAAGTATGATTCATTTTCAAGTTATTTAAGTAGAGTGGTTTACAGAGCCGGTTTTAGATATGAAAACACAGGTTTAGAAATAAATGGAAAGAATATCGATGATTATGGCATGAATTTTGGTTTTGGTTTACCAGTTGGGCTTTCAAAAATTGATATCGGATTCGAATTTGGACAAAGAGGTACCACTTTAAAAGGATTGGTTTTTGAAAATTATTTCAACATAAACATAGGATTATCATTAAGTGATAAATGGTTTAAGAAAACTTTAATTGACTAA
- a CDS encoding tetratricopeptide repeat protein has translation MKTKLTLVLFAVVNFFASAQDCTETLSLMATSVKAKDVAAYDYLTTLRKNCANFDERVYRFGEFAIKQKIEAAGENKVEKEKYVRDLMKLYDEYYTNFPTSVYSQSVDVKKGLALFDNNVGSKEEIFALFDKAFKNDFSNFNDTRALYAYFELFVNDYKAGNKGIDLQHVFDKYDDISEKLSALSKEDSDALDVLLTKEEAGTPLDSKEEKAKRKLDANLEAIAVVLPSMDGIIVELSTCEKLIPFYQKSFEANKTNEQWLKRAADRLEAKECDSDPLFSKISEALYKLNPSADAAYKLGVVELQRKNTSKAMDYFNQAAGMYTDNTKKAAVYMKMAYAYKNSSKSQARTYAKKALAAKPSYGAAYLFIAQLYGNSINDCGSNPFEKRAMYWLAAQYADKAAAVDPSVKSSAANMAAGYRKAAPSRTEIFQSGKAGQRISFNCWVGESIVVPSLD, from the coding sequence ATGAAAACAAAATTAACTTTAGTTTTATTCGCTGTAGTTAACTTTTTTGCCTCTGCACAAGATTGTACAGAAACATTAAGCTTAATGGCAACTTCTGTTAAAGCAAAAGATGTTGCGGCATACGATTATTTAACTACGTTAAGAAAAAACTGTGCAAATTTTGACGAAAGAGTTTACAGATTTGGTGAATTTGCAATTAAACAAAAAATTGAAGCTGCAGGTGAGAACAAAGTTGAAAAAGAGAAATATGTTCGTGATTTAATGAAACTATATGACGAATATTATACAAATTTTCCAACATCAGTATATTCTCAAAGTGTGGATGTAAAAAAAGGATTAGCTTTATTCGATAATAATGTTGGTTCAAAAGAAGAAATCTTTGCTTTGTTTGATAAAGCCTTTAAAAATGATTTTTCAAATTTTAATGATACAAGAGCTTTATATGCTTATTTCGAATTATTTGTAAACGACTATAAAGCAGGTAATAAAGGAATCGATTTACAACATGTTTTTGATAAATATGATGATATCTCTGAAAAACTTTCGGCTCTTTCTAAAGAAGATTCTGATGCTTTAGACGTTCTATTGACTAAAGAAGAAGCAGGTACACCACTTGACTCTAAAGAAGAAAAAGCGAAAAGAAAATTAGATGCAAATTTAGAAGCGATAGCTGTGGTTTTACCAAGTATGGATGGAATTATTGTAGAATTATCTACTTGCGAAAAGTTAATTCCTTTCTATCAAAAATCGTTCGAGGCTAATAAAACAAACGAGCAATGGTTAAAACGTGCAGCTGACCGTTTAGAAGCAAAAGAGTGTGATAGTGATCCATTATTCTCTAAAATTTCTGAAGCTTTATACAAACTTAACCCAAGTGCAGATGCTGCATACAAGTTAGGTGTAGTAGAATTACAAAGAAAAAATACTTCTAAAGCTATGGATTATTTCAACCAAGCGGCTGGTATGTATACAGATAATACTAAAAAAGCAGCTGTTTATATGAAAATGGCTTATGCTTACAAAAACTCAAGTAAAAGTCAGGCAAGAACATATGCAAAAAAAGCTTTAGCTGCTAAGCCTTCTTATGGTGCTGCATATTTGTTTATTGCACAGTTATATGGTAATAGTATAAACGATTGTGGTTCTAATCCATTCGAAAAAAGAGCAATGTATTGGTTAGCCGCTCAATATGCTGATAAAGCCGCAGCGGTTGATCCTTCTGTTAAGAGTTCGGCTGCAAATATGGCTGCTGGTTATAGAAAAGCGGCGCCTTCTAGAACTGAAATTTTCCAATCAGGAAAAGCTGGACAAAGAATTTCTTTTAACTGTTGGGTAGGAGAAAGTATTGTAGTTCCTAGCTTGGATTAA
- a CDS encoding M16 family metallopeptidase, translating to MKKIIYIAACLFLTITMQAQDRSMPKAGPAPKINIKKPETFTLKNGLKVLIVENHKLPRVSYTLTLDNPPYVEGSKKGVSNLLSAMLGNGTENISKDAFNEEIDFLGAKINFWDSGASASGLSRYSSRILELMAEGALHPVFLQDEFEKEKAKAIEALKADEKNVSSISKRVENVLAYGKEHYNGEFTSEETFNNVSLADVKLNYNTYFVPGNAYLVIVGDVNYKEIKKQVEDLFGKWKKATAPILTYSDPKDVQYTQINFVDTPNAVQSEISLVNLSNLKMTDKDYFAIILANQILGGGGEGRLFLNLREKHGWTYGSYSSIAADKYIKKFRAGASVRNAVTDSAIVELLNEVKRIRTDLVSDEELKNAKAKYIGNFVMQIEKPATVARYALNKETQSLPDDFYEKYMQNINAVTSQDILNASQKYFKAENARIVVVGKASEVLPALEKMSKTQKLPIFYFDKFGNPTEKPVVKKEIPAGVTTQTILQKYIGAIGGEQKVKDIKSVYAIATGFVQGTPLELHQKYTDKRACIEVKAMGMVMSRTVITEKGAYSMGQGKRKDFDGEDLKRMQDVAGTFKELKLLNNKEVTLKGIETIKDKDAYALVFGTTTYFYDMVSGFKVAETREVEQMGQKMQQTTYFEDYKDVKGVKFPYKTIVNMGAEIEFTASEVKINEGVSDKNFE from the coding sequence ATGAAGAAAATAATATATATAGCAGCCTGTTTATTTTTAACAATAACTATGCAAGCACAAGATAGATCAATGCCAAAGGCAGGTCCAGCGCCTAAAATTAACATTAAAAAACCTGAAACGTTTACTTTAAAAAATGGATTAAAGGTTTTAATTGTTGAGAATCATAAATTACCTCGAGTTTCTTATACTTTAACATTAGATAATCCACCTTATGTGGAAGGTTCTAAAAAAGGTGTTTCAAATTTATTAAGTGCCATGTTAGGTAATGGTACCGAAAACATTTCAAAAGATGCTTTTAATGAAGAGATTGATTTTTTAGGTGCCAAAATTAATTTCTGGGATTCTGGAGCTTCTGCATCAGGATTGTCAAGATATTCTTCAAGAATATTAGAATTAATGGCTGAAGGAGCATTGCATCCAGTTTTTTTACAAGACGAATTTGAAAAAGAAAAAGCGAAAGCTATTGAAGCTTTAAAGGCTGATGAGAAAAATGTGTCTTCAATTTCTAAAAGAGTTGAGAATGTATTAGCTTACGGAAAAGAACATTATAATGGAGAATTTACTTCTGAAGAGACTTTTAATAATGTTTCATTGGCAGATGTAAAGTTAAATTATAACACTTATTTTGTTCCTGGAAATGCTTATTTAGTAATCGTTGGAGATGTAAATTATAAAGAAATTAAAAAACAAGTTGAAGATCTTTTTGGAAAATGGAAGAAAGCTACAGCGCCTATTTTAACATATTCTGATCCAAAAGATGTTCAATATACGCAAATTAATTTTGTAGACACACCAAATGCTGTACAATCGGAAATTTCTTTAGTGAATTTGTCAAATTTAAAAATGACCGATAAAGATTATTTTGCGATTATTTTGGCAAACCAAATTCTTGGTGGTGGCGGTGAAGGAAGACTTTTTCTTAATTTAAGAGAAAAACACGGTTGGACATACGGTTCTTATTCTTCAATTGCTGCAGACAAGTATATTAAGAAATTTAGAGCAGGAGCTTCTGTAAGAAATGCAGTTACAGATAGTGCCATTGTAGAGCTTTTAAATGAAGTAAAAAGAATTAGAACTGATTTAGTTTCTGATGAAGAATTAAAAAATGCAAAAGCAAAATATATAGGTAATTTCGTAATGCAAATTGAAAAACCTGCTACTGTAGCACGTTATGCATTAAATAAAGAAACACAAAGTTTACCAGACGATTTTTACGAGAAGTATATGCAAAATATTAATGCAGTAACGTCGCAAGATATTTTAAATGCTTCGCAAAAATATTTTAAAGCTGAAAATGCTAGAATTGTAGTGGTAGGAAAAGCTTCGGAAGTATTACCTGCTTTAGAAAAAATGAGTAAAACTCAAAAATTACCAATTTTTTATTTTGATAAATTTGGTAATCCAACAGAGAAACCAGTTGTTAAAAAAGAAATTCCTGCTGGCGTAACAACTCAAACTATTTTGCAAAAATATATAGGAGCAATTGGTGGTGAACAAAAAGTTAAAGATATAAAATCGGTATATGCAATTGCAACAGGTTTTGTACAAGGAACGCCACTTGAATTACACCAAAAATACACTGATAAAAGAGCTTGTATCGAAGTTAAAGCAATGGGAATGGTAATGTCTAGAACTGTAATTACTGAAAAAGGTGCATATTCTATGGGGCAAGGAAAAAGAAAAGATTTTGATGGTGAAGATTTAAAAAGAATGCAAGATGTTGCAGGAACTTTTAAAGAGTTAAAACTGTTAAATAATAAAGAAGTTACTTTAAAGGGAATTGAAACTATTAAAGATAAAGATGCTTATGCTTTAGTTTTTGGAACTACAACTTATTTTTATGATATGGTTTCAGGTTTTAAAGTTGCCGAGACTAGAGAAGTTGAACAAATGGGGCAAAAAATGCAACAAACAACTTATTTTGAAGATTATAAAGATGTAAAAGGAGTAAAGTTTCCATATAAAACAATTGTAAATATGGGAGCTGAAATTGAATTTACAGCTTCGGAAGTTAAAATTAACGAAGGAGTATCGGATAAAAATTTTGAATAA
- a CDS encoding M16 family metallopeptidase has protein sequence MKNFLMALSATTLIGNVTSAQQVTFEEYDLPNGLHVVLHQDNSAPVVITSVMYHVGAKDEQPDRTGFAHFFEHLLFEGTKNIERGEWFKIVTANGGQNNANTTDDRTYYYEVFPSNNLELAIWMESERLMHPVINQIGVDTQNEVVKEEKRLRVDNQPYGNLIKAVKQNMFKVHPYRWTTIGEMEHLDAATLEEFQAFNKKFYIPNNAVLVVAGQFDKSQAKEWINKYFSAIPKGTPVSRKTYEEKPITESFKATWEDPNIQIPMYVTCYRTPSMKTRDARVLDMISSYLSDGKSSKLYKKLVDEKKMALQVGAFNYSQEDYGTYFIYSMPMGNTSEDAIIGQFDEEITKLQTELISEKDYQKLQNKFENDYVNSNASVEGIANNLATYYLLYGDINLINTEINIYRSITREEIKEVANKYLKPSQRMILDYLPAQEKSQN, from the coding sequence ATGAAAAATTTTCTTATGGCTTTGAGTGCTACAACTTTAATAGGAAATGTAACTAGCGCACAACAAGTAACATTTGAAGAATATGACTTACCAAACGGACTTCATGTTGTATTGCATCAAGATAATTCGGCACCTGTAGTAATTACTTCAGTTATGTATCATGTAGGTGCAAAAGATGAACAACCAGATAGAACTGGTTTTGCCCACTTTTTTGAACACCTTTTGTTTGAAGGAACTAAAAATATTGAAAGAGGCGAGTGGTTTAAAATTGTGACTGCCAATGGTGGACAAAATAATGCAAATACTACCGATGATAGAACTTATTATTATGAGGTTTTTCCTTCAAACAATTTAGAATTAGCTATTTGGATGGAATCTGAACGTTTAATGCATCCGGTAATTAACCAAATTGGTGTTGACACTCAAAATGAAGTTGTAAAAGAAGAAAAAAGATTACGCGTTGACAACCAACCTTATGGAAACCTAATTAAAGCTGTAAAGCAAAATATGTTCAAAGTTCACCCATACCGTTGGACAACAATTGGGGAAATGGAACATTTAGATGCTGCTACTTTAGAAGAGTTTCAAGCGTTTAATAAAAAATTCTACATTCCAAACAATGCGGTTTTAGTTGTAGCAGGTCAATTTGATAAGTCTCAAGCTAAAGAATGGATCAATAAGTATTTCAGCGCTATTCCAAAAGGAACTCCTGTTTCGCGCAAAACTTATGAAGAAAAACCTATTACAGAATCTTTTAAAGCAACATGGGAAGATCCAAACATTCAAATTCCAATGTATGTTACTTGTTATAGAACACCATCGATGAAAACTCGCGATGCTAGAGTTTTAGATATGATTTCATCTTATTTATCGGACGGTAAAAGTTCTAAATTATATAAAAAATTAGTTGACGAAAAGAAAATGGCGTTACAAGTTGGAGCATTTAATTATAGTCAAGAAGATTATGGTACTTACTTTATTTATAGTATGCCAATGGGAAATACTTCTGAAGACGCCATTATTGGTCAGTTTGATGAAGAAATTACAAAACTTCAAACAGAATTAATTTCTGAAAAAGATTATCAAAAACTTCAAAATAAATTTGAAAACGATTATGTAAACAGCAACGCTAGTGTTGAAGGAATTGCGAATAACTTAGCAACATACTATTTGCTATACGGCGATATTAATTTAATTAATACAGAGATTAATATTTATCGTTCTATAACAAGAGAAGAAATTAAAGAGGTGGCAAATAAATATTTGAAACCAAGCCAAAGAATGATTTTAGATTATCTTCCAGCACAAGAAAAATCACAAAACTAA
- a CDS encoding peptidylprolyl isomerase, with the protein MAVLGKIRQKTGLLIFLIALALILFLVQDAFQNGFFGSNANNIGTVNGTDIDAQEFMRKVAQVEKQNQNTTNTQAINNVWEQEVRNILLGEEIEKLGLGIADEQVINEIKKNPYFSQNPQFLNAAGQFDENKFKEFVKSIKNDPNQDRWLEWKNFENEVVTSSVQNMYYNMLKGGVYTTKAEGQFKYVAENRKVDFDYVTVPYTTINDDEVKVSDDEIIAFMKKTPKKFKSENTRSIEYVLFDNKPSDADEKDMEKAMNDVMFGKVEFNSKTNTNDTIAPFKDITNVAEYVNKNSDIKFDSTYVTKKDLPLEFQEQLFNLSTGEVFGPYANNGYQNVSKMVARKSNASAKASHILVSYAGAPQASVTRTKEEAQTLANELLAKAKANPNDFGKLALENSDDPGSKNNNGEYDNIAPGQMVPQFNDFVFNNAPGTIGLVETDYGFHVIKVMQKYDAVLLATVAKRVEPSEATIDANYSKAVKFEADAADKDFAELAKTVNANVVPSTNFKVTDEYIAGLGAQRAIVLWAFNDDTEVGDVKRFEVPQGYVIAKMTTKNDTGLLSVDIARQSVGVTLMNEKKAVKIHEKMKGNSLEEVAKATGGSVITATDVILANSAIPNVGQEPKVVGTAFNLASGKVSSLIDGNTGVFMIKTKTVKNEAAAPNYNSQVAQENMQQQNSAQMRAYQALKEKASIEDNRGKM; encoded by the coding sequence ATGGCAGTTTTAGGAAAAATTAGACAAAAGACAGGATTACTTATCTTTTTAATTGCTTTAGCCTTAATCTTGTTTTTAGTTCAAGATGCTTTTCAAAACGGTTTCTTTGGTTCTAATGCTAATAATATTGGTACTGTAAATGGTACAGATATAGACGCTCAAGAATTTATGAGAAAAGTTGCTCAAGTTGAAAAACAAAACCAAAATACTACTAATACTCAAGCTATCAATAACGTTTGGGAACAAGAAGTGAGAAACATTCTTTTAGGCGAAGAAATTGAGAAATTAGGTTTAGGTATTGCAGATGAGCAAGTGATTAATGAGATTAAGAAAAATCCTTATTTTTCTCAAAATCCACAATTTTTAAACGCTGCAGGTCAGTTCGACGAAAACAAATTCAAAGAATTTGTAAAGTCAATTAAAAATGATCCAAACCAAGATCGTTGGTTAGAGTGGAAAAACTTCGAAAATGAAGTAGTAACTTCATCTGTTCAAAACATGTACTACAACATGTTAAAAGGTGGGGTTTACACAACTAAAGCTGAAGGTCAATTTAAATATGTAGCAGAAAACAGAAAAGTAGATTTTGACTATGTTACTGTTCCTTATACTACAATTAATGATGATGAAGTAAAAGTTTCGGATGATGAAATTATTGCTTTCATGAAAAAAACTCCTAAAAAATTCAAATCAGAAAACACAAGAAGTATCGAGTATGTTTTATTCGACAACAAACCTTCTGATGCTGATGAGAAAGATATGGAAAAAGCAATGAATGATGTAATGTTTGGTAAAGTTGAATTCAACAGTAAAACAAACACTAACGATACAATTGCTCCATTTAAAGATATTACTAATGTTGCAGAATATGTAAATAAAAATTCTGACATTAAGTTTGATTCAACATACGTAACTAAGAAAGATTTACCTTTAGAATTCCAAGAGCAGTTATTTAACTTGTCTACAGGTGAAGTTTTTGGTCCTTATGCAAATAATGGATACCAAAATGTTTCTAAAATGGTTGCTAGAAAATCTAATGCAAGTGCAAAAGCAAGTCATATTTTAGTTTCTTATGCTGGTGCACCTCAAGCTTCAGTTACAAGAACAAAAGAAGAAGCTCAAACATTAGCAAATGAATTATTAGCTAAAGCAAAAGCTAATCCTAACGATTTCGGAAAATTAGCATTAGAAAATTCTGATGATCCAGGTTCTAAAAATAACAATGGTGAGTATGATAACATTGCACCAGGACAAATGGTTCCACAATTTAATGATTTTGTATTCAACAACGCTCCTGGAACAATTGGTTTAGTTGAAACCGATTATGGTTTCCACGTAATCAAAGTTATGCAAAAATACGATGCTGTTTTATTAGCTACTGTTGCTAAAAGAGTAGAACCATCTGAGGCTACAATTGATGCTAATTATTCTAAGGCGGTTAAGTTTGAAGCAGATGCTGCTGATAAAGATTTTGCTGAATTAGCAAAAACTGTAAATGCGAATGTTGTGCCTTCAACGAACTTTAAAGTTACTGATGAATATATTGCTGGTTTAGGAGCTCAAAGAGCTATTGTTTTATGGGCATTTAATGACGATACTGAAGTAGGTGATGTTAAACGTTTCGAAGTTCCTCAAGGATATGTAATTGCAAAAATGACAACAAAAAACGATACAGGTTTATTATCTGTAGATATTGCAAGACAATCAGTAGGTGTTACTTTAATGAACGAGAAAAAAGCAGTTAAAATTCATGAAAAAATGAAAGGAAACTCTTTAGAAGAAGTTGCAAAAGCTACTGGTGGTTCTGTTATTACTGCTACCGATGTAATTTTAGCAAACTCTGCAATTCCAAATGTTGGTCAAGAGCCAAAAGTTGTTGGAACAGCTTTCAATTTAGCTTCAGGAAAAGTTTCTAGCTTAATTGATGGAAATACAGGAGTGTTTATGATTAAAACCAAAACAGTTAAAAATGAGGCTGCAGCTCCAAATTATAATTCACAAGTTGCTCAAGAAAACATGCAACAACAAAACTCAGCTCAAATGAGAGCATACCAAGCTTTAAAAGAAAAAGCTAGTATTGAAGATAACAGAGGTAAAATGTAA
- a CDS encoding hemolysin family protein gives MEIAIIIVCLLLSAFFSGMEIAYVSSNKVFLSIEKKQNNFNAKVLAKLIEKPSQFITSMLVGNNVVLVIYGIYSGDLIMNWIESLNYAFSPFVDLILQTIISTLVILITAEFLPKVFFQIYANSFIKTLALPAYFFYQLFFWVSKLIIWISDFILMKFFKTEGDQVQDYFSKVELGNFITEQMNGVSEDDEIDSEIQIFQNALEFSDLKARDIMTPRTEIAGVDILDSVQELRDLFINTGYSKIIVYQNSVDDILGYVHSFELFKKPKTIKSVMIPIEYVPETIYIKDLLDILTKKRKSMAVILDEYGGTSGIVTVEDIIEELFGEIEDEHDLDEELIDEIIEENSYLFSARLDVEFINEKYNLNIPESDSYSTLGGFIVHNTKEIPQNEEKIRIENFEITIHSASGNKIELVRLTILEEKQ, from the coding sequence ATGGAAATTGCTATAATCATAGTTTGTTTACTACTTTCTGCTTTTTTTTCAGGAATGGAAATTGCCTACGTTTCCTCAAACAAGGTGTTTCTTTCTATTGAAAAGAAACAAAACAATTTTAATGCAAAAGTACTTGCTAAATTAATCGAGAAACCTTCACAGTTTATTACATCCATGTTGGTTGGTAATAATGTGGTGTTGGTAATTTATGGTATTTATTCAGGTGATTTAATTATGAACTGGATAGAATCTTTAAATTATGCTTTTAGCCCATTTGTCGATTTAATTTTACAAACTATTATTTCGACTTTAGTTATTTTAATTACAGCCGAATTTTTACCTAAAGTTTTCTTCCAAATTTACGCGAATAGCTTTATTAAGACATTAGCTTTACCTGCATACTTTTTTTATCAGTTGTTTTTTTGGGTTTCCAAATTAATCATTTGGATTTCCGATTTTATATTGATGAAATTCTTTAAAACGGAGGGCGATCAAGTTCAAGATTATTTCAGTAAAGTAGAATTAGGAAATTTCATTACAGAACAAATGAATGGAGTTTCAGAAGATGATGAAATTGATTCAGAAATTCAAATTTTTCAAAATGCTTTAGAATTTTCCGACTTAAAAGCACGCGATATTATGACGCCGCGTACTGAAATTGCAGGTGTCGATATTTTAGATTCTGTTCAAGAACTAAGAGACTTGTTTATTAATACAGGTTATTCTAAAATTATTGTGTACCAAAATTCGGTTGATGATATTCTAGGTTATGTGCATTCATTTGAATTGTTCAAAAAACCGAAAACAATCAAGTCTGTAATGATTCCAATAGAATATGTTCCAGAAACTATTTACATTAAAGATTTACTAGATATTTTAACGAAAAAGCGTAAAAGTATGGCGGTAATTTTAGATGAATACGGCGGAACATCTGGAATTGTAACAGTAGAAGATATCATTGAAGAATTATTTGGTGAAATTGAAGACGAACACGATTTAGACGAAGAATTGATAGATGAAATCATAGAGGAGAACTCTTATTTGTTTTCGGCTAGACTAGATGTGGAATTTATAAATGAGAAATACAATCTAAATATTCCTGAGTCAGATTCTTACAGTACATTAGGAGGTTTCATTGTTCACAATACAAAAGAAATTCCTCAAAATGAAGAAAAAATTAGAATCGAAAACTTCGAAATTACAATTCATTCGGCTTCAGGTAATAAAATAGAATTGGTAAGACTTACAATTCTTGAAGAAAAACAATAA
- the lptC gene encoding LPS export ABC transporter periplasmic protein LptC, translated as MNFKFKNIILNIVTVFAVAMFFSCEGSLKNVQKANMSTFSPIGEADSINLRYTDSGKVLTTLKSEKMLDYSNIENPFVEFPKGVFVSMYDKNGTVTTTIRSDYAISYKKTDIIDLQGNVVIASNDGKKMETSQLYFDQKNEWFFTEKFFKFTDGEGGFLQGPGVDFSKDFKIFNMQQSNGEVKSVE; from the coding sequence ATGAATTTTAAATTCAAAAATATAATATTAAACATAGTCACGGTTTTTGCTGTGGCTATGTTTTTTTCTTGTGAAGGTTCTTTAAAGAACGTCCAAAAAGCAAATATGTCGACTTTTTCCCCAATTGGTGAAGCAGATTCTATTAATCTAAGATATACTGATTCTGGAAAAGTACTTACAACTCTTAAGAGTGAAAAGATGTTGGATTATTCAAATATTGAAAATCCTTTTGTAGAATTTCCGAAAGGGGTATTTGTTTCAATGTATGATAAAAACGGAACTGTAACTACAACAATTCGTTCAGATTATGCAATTTCATATAAAAAAACCGATATCATCGATTTGCAAGGTAATGTTGTAATCGCTTCAAACGATGGTAAAAAAATGGAAACTTCGCAATTGTATTTTGACCAAAAAAATGAATGGTTTTTTACCGAAAAATTCTTTAAGTTTACTGATGGTGAAGGCGGATTTCTTCAAGGTCCAGGAGTTGACTTTAGTAAAGATTTTAAAATCTTCAATATGCAACAAAGCAACGGAGAAGTTAAATCTGTTGAATAG